The region AGAGTACCGAGCCTTGTTGCCGGTCACCGCATCGCACAGGATCGCCTTTTGGGCTTCATTGCGACGAATCGCTCCGTGACCGCTCGACGAGGCAATAAAACAATGGACAGCATTTTTGACGCTATCGATCGGGCATTCAGCGACGGCACCGCCGTGCCTGCGATGTCGCTGCGCGGCGGCAATGCCCTCGACAGCCACCAAGCACCTGCGCCGTTCGATGCCGAACTCGACCGTCCGGTCGCTGCGTATCTGGAAGCGCACCATTGGGGCGTCGCGCATCTCGACCCCATCTCGTGGCGCCACTACCTGCCGCTGCTTCTGCGATACGCCTTGCTCAAGCTGGACCAGGCGGATTCGATGGCGATCGACGCACTGTTGAGTTCACTGCGTCCACCCGACCGCGATCCACCGCGCTTCGCATCGCTCACCCAGCAACAGGAACAAGCCGTGATTGCAGTGCTGGACGCCCTCGCCTTCGAGGAAGCCTCAGCCTGGACGGATGAGGCCATCGTCGCTCTTGATGAGTACTGGGCGCCGGGTGCCCACTATCGCAACGGCCTCGCCACGCAAGAGTGACTCAGGCAGGGAGCGCTGGCACCATC is a window of Lysobacter antibioticus DNA encoding:
- a CDS encoding DUF6714 family protein, producing MDSIFDAIDRAFSDGTAVPAMSLRGGNALDSHQAPAPFDAELDRPVAAYLEAHHWGVAHLDPISWRHYLPLLLRYALLKLDQADSMAIDALLSSLRPPDRDPPRFASLTQQQEQAVIAVLDALAFEEASAWTDEAIVALDEYWAPGAHYRNGLATQE